The Anopheles coluzzii chromosome 2, AcolN3, whole genome shotgun sequence genome window below encodes:
- the LOC120948467 gene encoding band 7 protein AGAP004871 isoform X4 has protein sequence MKYDVKMKNSLLLYAEDETNGEASTCGRILIFLSWVLVVLTMPFSLLVCFKVVQEYERAVIFRLGRLMQGGAKGPGIFFILPCIDAYARVDLRTRTYDVPPQEVLTKDSVTVSVDAVVYYRVSNATVSIANVENAHHSTRLLAQTTLRNTMGTRHLHEILSERMTISGSMQLSLDEATEAWGIKVERVEIKDVRLPVQLQRAMAAEAEAAREARAKVIAAEGEQKASRALREASEVIGDSPAALQLRYLQTLNTISAEKNSTIVFPLPIDILTYFMKSKEAFVPNA, from the exons ATGAAATACG atgttaaaatgaaaaactcACTGTTGCTCTACG CCGAGGATGAGACGAACGGCGAAGCATCGACCTGTGGCCGTATCCTGATATTTCTGTCCTGGGTGCTCGTCGTCCTTACGATGCCGTTCAGCCTGCTCGTCTGCTTCAAG GTCGTGCAGGAATACGAGCGTGCCGTAATATTCCGATTAGGTCGTCTGATGCAAGGTGGCGCCAAAGGACCAG GTATCTTCTTCATACTGCCATGCATCGATGCCTACGCACGTGTAGATCTGCGAACGCGAACGTACGACGTACCACCGCAGGAG GTTTTGACGAAGGACAGCGTCACCGTGTCGGTGGATGCTGTGGTGTACTATCGTGTatcaaatgccactgtttcgaTTGCGAATGTCGAGAACGCGCATCACTCGACCCGGCTGCTGGCACAAACCACGCTTCGCAACACGATGGGCACACGGCATCTGCACGAAATCCTCAGCGAACGAATGACAATCTCTGGCAGTATGCAGCTCTCGCTGGACGAAGCGACCGAAGCCTGGGGCATCAAGGTGGAGCGCGTTGAGAT TAAGGATGTACGCCTACCGGTTCAGCTGCAACGTGCGATGGCTGCTGAAGCCGAGGCTGCCCGAGAGGCCCGTGCCAAGGTGATTGCAGCCGAGGGTGAGCAGAAGGCTTCACGAGCACTGCGGGAAGCGTCGGAGGTGATCGGAGACTCACCGGCCGCCCTGCAGCTACGCTACCTCCAGACACTGAACACCATCTCGGCGGAGAAGAACTCAACCATCGTGTTCCCGCTACCGATCGATATACTGACGTACTTCATGAAGTCCAAGGAAGCGTTTGTGCCGAACGCGTAA
- the LOC120948467 gene encoding band 7 protein AGAP004871 isoform X5, with the protein MPEDSAVIVEAEDETNGEASTCGRILIFLSWVLVVLTMPFSLLVCFKVVQEYERAVIFRLGRLMQGGAKGPGIFFILPCIDAYARVDLRTRTYDVPPQEVLTKDSVTVSVDAVVYYRVSNATVSIANVENAHHSTRLLAQTTLRNTMGTRHLHEILSERMTISGSMQLSLDEATEAWGIKVERVEIKDVRLPVQLQRAMAAEAEAAREARAKVIAAEGEQKASRALREASEVIGDSPAALQLRYLQTLNTISAEKNSTIVFPLPIDILTYFMKSKEAFVPNA; encoded by the exons ATGCCTGAAGACAGTGCTGTCATAGTGGAAG CCGAGGATGAGACGAACGGCGAAGCATCGACCTGTGGCCGTATCCTGATATTTCTGTCCTGGGTGCTCGTCGTCCTTACGATGCCGTTCAGCCTGCTCGTCTGCTTCAAG GTCGTGCAGGAATACGAGCGTGCCGTAATATTCCGATTAGGTCGTCTGATGCAAGGTGGCGCCAAAGGACCAG GTATCTTCTTCATACTGCCATGCATCGATGCCTACGCACGTGTAGATCTGCGAACGCGAACGTACGACGTACCACCGCAGGAG GTTTTGACGAAGGACAGCGTCACCGTGTCGGTGGATGCTGTGGTGTACTATCGTGTatcaaatgccactgtttcgaTTGCGAATGTCGAGAACGCGCATCACTCGACCCGGCTGCTGGCACAAACCACGCTTCGCAACACGATGGGCACACGGCATCTGCACGAAATCCTCAGCGAACGAATGACAATCTCTGGCAGTATGCAGCTCTCGCTGGACGAAGCGACCGAAGCCTGGGGCATCAAGGTGGAGCGCGTTGAGAT TAAGGATGTACGCCTACCGGTTCAGCTGCAACGTGCGATGGCTGCTGAAGCCGAGGCTGCCCGAGAGGCCCGTGCCAAGGTGATTGCAGCCGAGGGTGAGCAGAAGGCTTCACGAGCACTGCGGGAAGCGTCGGAGGTGATCGGAGACTCACCGGCCGCCCTGCAGCTACGCTACCTCCAGACACTGAACACCATCTCGGCGGAGAAGAACTCAACCATCGTGTTCCCGCTACCGATCGATATACTGACGTACTTCATGAAGTCCAAGGAAGCGTTTGTGCCGAACGCGTAA
- the LOC120948466 gene encoding uncharacterized protein LOC120948466 translates to MPSSVWRYLVDGFHEKLVLVALVQTLVTHLFVHPAAANVLQEEFRAQRSLASRQISSRRDTRFLPIFTVYQWGQGLCSAASGEYGSCQPNNECVLRGGIPAGPCAGGYGTCCIFMASCGGVVRENGTYFVNPNHPDSTDGTGSCQLTILKMHPDICQVRLDFDHFSLNGPEIVNHICNTDQFLVSGGSPAPTICGSATGEHMYIDAGMGQSNPIILTVITSGPSFPRSWRVRISQIPCGAIAKADQGCLQYHTGVSGRVKSFNFDPLSGRQLSNQDYSICIRTERNFCSIQYTACPGAVPGNRSRTFTLSGNSNSVVQAMVGGGTQGSPNSCTNDWLMVPCAKIADRLPMASTCEDKICGGTFNAEVSSVERTVVSTIRPFRLAFHTDSVEAPTDVDNRGFCLDYVQQPCTSNK, encoded by the exons ATGCCATCATCCGTGTGGCGGTATTTGGTGGATGGTTTTCATGAGAAACTTGTGCTTGTGGCTTTAGTGCAGACTTTGGTGACTCATCTATTCGtgcatccagcagcagcgaacgTGCTACAGGAAGAGTTTCGTGCACAACGATCGCTTGCCAGCAGACAGATCTCAAGCCGCCGAGACACACGCT TTTTGCCAATATTTACCGTGTATCAGTGGGGTCAAGGGCTGTGTTCGGCCGCTTCCGGTGAGTATGGATCCTGCCAGCCCAACAACGAGTGCGTACTGCGCGGCGGCATACCGGCGGGACCGTGTGCCGGTGGGTACGGGACGTGCTGTATCT TTATGGCATCGTGTGGCGGAGTGGTGCGTGAAAATGGAACTTACTTCGTCAACCCGAACCACCCGGACAGTACGGACGGGACGGGCAGCTGTCAGCTCACTATTTTGAAGATGCATCCGGACATTTGCCAAGTTCGACTCGACTTTGACCATTTCTCGCTGAACGGGCCCGAAATCGTGAACCACATCTGCAACACGGACCAATTCCTCGTGTCGGGCGGCAGTCCTGCCCCAACGATCTGTGGCAGCGCAACGGGTGAGCACA TGTATATAGATGCAGGAATGGGCCAAAGCAATCCCATCATACTGACCGTCATTACGAGTGGACCAAGCTTCCCGCGATCCTGGCGCGTTCGCATCTCGCAGATTCCTTGCGGTGCCATCGCGAAGGCGGACCAGGGCTGTCTGCAGTACCACACGGGCGTGAGCGGTCGGGTGAAGAGTTTCAACTTTGACCCGCTCAGTGGACGTCAGCTATCGAACCAGGACTACAGCATATGCATCCGAACGGAGCGCAACTTTTGCAGCATCCAGTACACGGCATGTCCGGGTGCGGTGCCTGGCAATCGGTCGCGCACCTTCACGCTGTCCGGCAACAGTAACAGCGTCGTGCAGGCGATGGTTGGCGGCGGTACGCAAGGTTCACCCAACTCCTGCACCAACGACTGGTTGATGGTGCCGTGTGCCAAGATTGCGGACCGATTGCCGATGGCTAGCACGTGCGAGGACAAGATTTGCGGCGGCACCTTCAATGCGGAGGTTAGCTCTGTCGAGCGGACCGTCGTGTCGACGATACGCCCGTTCCGGCTAGCCTTCCACACCGACTCCGTCGAAGCACCGACCGATGTGGACAATCGTGGCTTTTGTCTCGACTACGTGCAGCAACCCTGCACCAGCAATAAGTAA
- the LOC120948467 gene encoding band 7 protein AGAP004871 isoform X3 — MPEDSAVIVEDVKMKNSLLLYAEDETNGEASTCGRILIFLSWVLVVLTMPFSLLVCFKVVQEYERAVIFRLGRLMQGGAKGPGIFFILPCIDAYARVDLRTRTYDVPPQEVLTKDSVTVSVDAVVYYRVSNATVSIANVENAHHSTRLLAQTTLRNTMGTRHLHEILSERMTISGSMQLSLDEATEAWGIKVERVEIKDVRLPVQLQRAMAAEAEAAREARAKVIAAEGEQKASRALREASEVIGDSPAALQLRYLQTLNTISAEKNSTIVFPLPIDILTYFMKSKEAFVPNA, encoded by the exons ATGCCTGAAGACAGTGCTGTCATAGTGGAAG atgttaaaatgaaaaactcACTGTTGCTCTACG CCGAGGATGAGACGAACGGCGAAGCATCGACCTGTGGCCGTATCCTGATATTTCTGTCCTGGGTGCTCGTCGTCCTTACGATGCCGTTCAGCCTGCTCGTCTGCTTCAAG GTCGTGCAGGAATACGAGCGTGCCGTAATATTCCGATTAGGTCGTCTGATGCAAGGTGGCGCCAAAGGACCAG GTATCTTCTTCATACTGCCATGCATCGATGCCTACGCACGTGTAGATCTGCGAACGCGAACGTACGACGTACCACCGCAGGAG GTTTTGACGAAGGACAGCGTCACCGTGTCGGTGGATGCTGTGGTGTACTATCGTGTatcaaatgccactgtttcgaTTGCGAATGTCGAGAACGCGCATCACTCGACCCGGCTGCTGGCACAAACCACGCTTCGCAACACGATGGGCACACGGCATCTGCACGAAATCCTCAGCGAACGAATGACAATCTCTGGCAGTATGCAGCTCTCGCTGGACGAAGCGACCGAAGCCTGGGGCATCAAGGTGGAGCGCGTTGAGAT TAAGGATGTACGCCTACCGGTTCAGCTGCAACGTGCGATGGCTGCTGAAGCCGAGGCTGCCCGAGAGGCCCGTGCCAAGGTGATTGCAGCCGAGGGTGAGCAGAAGGCTTCACGAGCACTGCGGGAAGCGTCGGAGGTGATCGGAGACTCACCGGCCGCCCTGCAGCTACGCTACCTCCAGACACTGAACACCATCTCGGCGGAGAAGAACTCAACCATCGTGTTCCCGCTACCGATCGATATACTGACGTACTTCATGAAGTCCAAGGAAGCGTTTGTGCCGAACGCGTAA
- the LOC120948467 gene encoding band 7 protein AGAP004871 isoform X6: MKYAEDETNGEASTCGRILIFLSWVLVVLTMPFSLLVCFKVVQEYERAVIFRLGRLMQGGAKGPGIFFILPCIDAYARVDLRTRTYDVPPQEVLTKDSVTVSVDAVVYYRVSNATVSIANVENAHHSTRLLAQTTLRNTMGTRHLHEILSERMTISGSMQLSLDEATEAWGIKVERVEIKDVRLPVQLQRAMAAEAEAAREARAKVIAAEGEQKASRALREASEVIGDSPAALQLRYLQTLNTISAEKNSTIVFPLPIDILTYFMKSKEAFVPNA, from the exons ATGAAATACG CCGAGGATGAGACGAACGGCGAAGCATCGACCTGTGGCCGTATCCTGATATTTCTGTCCTGGGTGCTCGTCGTCCTTACGATGCCGTTCAGCCTGCTCGTCTGCTTCAAG GTCGTGCAGGAATACGAGCGTGCCGTAATATTCCGATTAGGTCGTCTGATGCAAGGTGGCGCCAAAGGACCAG GTATCTTCTTCATACTGCCATGCATCGATGCCTACGCACGTGTAGATCTGCGAACGCGAACGTACGACGTACCACCGCAGGAG GTTTTGACGAAGGACAGCGTCACCGTGTCGGTGGATGCTGTGGTGTACTATCGTGTatcaaatgccactgtttcgaTTGCGAATGTCGAGAACGCGCATCACTCGACCCGGCTGCTGGCACAAACCACGCTTCGCAACACGATGGGCACACGGCATCTGCACGAAATCCTCAGCGAACGAATGACAATCTCTGGCAGTATGCAGCTCTCGCTGGACGAAGCGACCGAAGCCTGGGGCATCAAGGTGGAGCGCGTTGAGAT TAAGGATGTACGCCTACCGGTTCAGCTGCAACGTGCGATGGCTGCTGAAGCCGAGGCTGCCCGAGAGGCCCGTGCCAAGGTGATTGCAGCCGAGGGTGAGCAGAAGGCTTCACGAGCACTGCGGGAAGCGTCGGAGGTGATCGGAGACTCACCGGCCGCCCTGCAGCTACGCTACCTCCAGACACTGAACACCATCTCGGCGGAGAAGAACTCAACCATCGTGTTCCCGCTACCGATCGATATACTGACGTACTTCATGAAGTCCAAGGAAGCGTTTGTGCCGAACGCGTAA